The sequence TATGCGCCGGTCGAGGCGCCGCTTGGCACCGCCGCGCGGCCGGTGGGGCCAGCCGTGGTCGTTACGTCCACTTCAACGGTGGGGTTGCCGCGACTGTCCAGAATTTCGCGGGCTGTAATATGCTGAATGGAAGCCATAAGGCAAAGGATTATGCTGAAAGGGCGAGCGGATGACTGCTTTATAAGGTCGGGAATGGCCCATGCAAAAACAAGGCTCATCCCGCGTTTGGCTGTAGTTTCGTGCAATACAAAAAGCCCCGCCGGACAGGCGAGGCTTTTTGCGTTCAATCATGCATAGTGCGTTCATAATGCGTCTCCGCATCAGGGCGCCGGGCGCACCGTCGTGGTTTCGTTGATCCAGGCGTAGCAGCCGTAGTCGATGGTAAAGGACTTGCCCTTCTCCCAATCGCTCCGGTAAAAGATGTCCTCCGTCGTAGGGAAGTACTGCCGGTACGTTTGGATCTTGCTGTTTGCCGAAGATGCCACGTTCGGGTCGGCCGATTTGGCTTCCTGATAGGCATCAACCGCCGCCCAGTACACCGCCCGATCGTCGCGGCCCATGTTGCTCCCGCCGCATTCAGAGACGGCGCGTACGTACAGGTCGCCAATTGCGAGATAGGCCCGCCCGAAGTCGCTGTTTTTCTCCAGTGCTTTTCGGAAGTAGGTGCGGGCTTTCGAAAGCTGACCCATGCGTTGCTGCGCGATGCCCATGTTGAAGAAATCCTCTGCCGTCAGCGTAGCGCCTTGGGCTTGGGCTTTCTGGTACGTTTCGAAGGCCGCCTTCGGCTGTCCATTTTCCAGGCGCAGTTTTGCCACGTCGAGCAAGATGTCCGCCGGCGGGTTGGTTGCCATGAGGCTGTCGGCCAACTGCGCAGCGGCTTCAACATTGCCCTGCTGGATATACGCCGAGAACAGATCGCTCATCACCTGCGCGTTATCGGGCGACTTCTTGAGCTGCGACTCCAGGTAGGCCACGCGCGCCTGCGGGTTGCGTCCGAAGATTTGCTCACGCACGCTCGCAAACTTCTCTTTCAGCGAGCCCTCCACGGTGCGCTTCTCTTCCACCGTGTTGATGAACGCCAGTGCCTTTTGCGTTTCGCTATTGGCCAGATACTGATCCAGCACGAAACTGATGTAGTACGGGTTGATCTCTTTGGGCGCTTGCTCGAAGGCACTGCGGTAGTATTCCGCCGCCGACTTCAAGCCGCGAGGGTTTTGGGCTAGCAGATCGCTGTACTGTTGCATGAAGCGCCCCTTGGTCATGGTCCACTCATACCCCGAAATTGAGCCACCCTGCGCCTTTATCTTTTCGGGAGTGCTTTTCAGGATTGTAGTGGCCGTATCGAGATACGCGGCCCGCTTGGCTTCATCCGTGGCTTTCTTTGCCAGCTCTGCGTAGAGCGTAACGGCCCGGCGGTAGTTGCGGGCGTCGTCGCGCGGGAAGAGCGGCGCATTGTTCAGAATCCACCGCAAGTCGTTGACAGCACTTGCATAGTTCTCGTTCTTGAAGTCCTCGTAGTAGAGGCTGTAGTGCGTCATCTTTTGCTGCTTCGTCGGCTCGCTTGCCGTGCCCGTCTGTTGCGCTTGGGCCGGCGCGACGCTAACCAGAAACAACAGGGTCCCCAGGAGGCCGAGCAGCGAAGGGCGCCGAACGAAAGAATGCGTGGCTTGAAGCATGTTCATGCTGTTTCCAATGTTATGCAAGTGTTTACTTTCCTGGACATGCGCAAGGGGGCCGTGGCTTTCGCTTCGGTCAGCGGAATTTGCGTTCCAAGAACCAGCGCTCCCCAATACTCACGTTCAGGCTCACTCCGTAGAACGTATCGCGCACAAGATTTTGCTGTGTTGTGCCGCGCGTTCCTACGATGGTATTAATATCAATCCGCGTGCCAGACCCGCCGGTTGGCAGACTGATGCCGGCTGTGAGCGCGTATTCGTTGAGGTTAACGGAGGGCGCCGGCGAGACGTACAGGCGTTCGGCGTACATGCCAAAGCGATAGGCCGTCCGCGCGAAGTAGCCCGCGAGGTTGTCTTCGCCAGCGGGCAAAATCTCGGCCCCGGCCGAGGCGCGCCAGCGATTGGTGAAGGTGTCGGCCCCGCCGACCGGGAAGCCAGAGGCCACGCGCGCCGGGAACGGGTTGCCCACATTCGACCAGGGCGCAAACGAGCCATCCGCCACAATCGTCCAGCGCGCGTCGGGCTGGTACGATACGCCGAGGCGCGCCTTCCACGGCAGGGTGACGTCGCTCTTGACGGAGCCTCCCACCGGCTCACGGCTGAGGCTCTGGCCCGTCGAGCGCTCCTGGCGACCGCTCAACGCGGTAGGCAGCGTGACCGAGGTTCCAATGGAGAGCGCGTCGTTGGCGGCCAGCACATCGGCCAGGGTGATGTGGACGCCGGCGGTGCCCGAAAGCCCCCACAGACGGGTCGCGTTGGTGACCACGCTCCGGTTGAACCTCGCATCCTGAAACGTGGTGATGCGCTGGCTCTCCAGGATGCCAAAGAGACCATCCACCGTTGCGCCAAGGCTCAGCCATTCGCTCACGCGCCAGCCGAGCCCCGTCCGGATTTGGTGCAAGCCGCCTTGCCCCTCAAACTGCACCTGGTACGGCACCGTCTCGCCGGATCGATCGAGCGTCAACGCGCCGGTGCGGCCTGCGGCATAGTTGTATTGGCTGTACGGCCGGTAGGCCAAGCCAAAGCCGAGCTCGCGCGTAATGAGCGGCAGGCTAA comes from Salisaeta longa DSM 21114 and encodes:
- a CDS encoding tetratricopeptide repeat protein gives rise to the protein MNMLQATHSFVRRPSLLGLLGTLLFLVSVAPAQAQQTGTASEPTKQQKMTHYSLYYEDFKNENYASAVNDLRWILNNAPLFPRDDARNYRRAVTLYAELAKKATDEAKRAAYLDTATTILKSTPEKIKAQGGSISGYEWTMTKGRFMQQYSDLLAQNPRGLKSAAEYYRSAFEQAPKEINPYYISFVLDQYLANSETQKALAFINTVEEKRTVEGSLKEKFASVREQIFGRNPQARVAYLESQLKKSPDNAQVMSDLFSAYIQQGNVEAAAQLADSLMATNPPADILLDVAKLRLENGQPKAAFETYQKAQAQGATLTAEDFFNMGIAQQRMGQLSKARTYFRKALEKNSDFGRAYLAIGDLYVRAVSECGGSNMGRDDRAVYWAAVDAYQEAKSADPNVASSANSKIQTYRQYFPTTEDIFYRSDWEKGKSFTIDYGCYAWINETTTVRPAP